The DNA segment GCGTCGACGTAGCCGAGGCCCGCTGCATCGTAGAGGACGGAGTCCCACGCCATGTCGGGATCGATCGGGCGCTCGACGTGCATGTTCGCGACGATCCACGGCGAGCTCGCGCGCACGGGCAAGCGCGCGGCAGAAGAAGGGAAGAGGCGCGCCGTCACGAACGCAGGCGCGGCGACGACGACGGCGCGCGCATGGATGCGGCGCGCGGCGCGATCACGCACGTCGAGCCAGCGCACCTCGACGCGACCGCCTTCGATCGTGCGAAGTCCCGTCACGAGCGCGCCGAGCGAGACGGCCGCGTTCGCCCTCGCGGAGAGCGCCTTGACGAGCCTGCCGTTGCCCTCGGGCCACACGAGGAAGTGGCTGCCGTCGAGCTCGGGTGTCTTCAGCTTGCGGCCCGCGAAGTAGTGCAGCGCGGCCCAGGCGCTGACCTCCTCGGGCTCGGCGCCGAAGTCGTCGAGGCACGCGTAACGCACGTACCAGCGCAGGAACGGCGACGTGTAGCCCTCGCGATCGAGCCACGCGCGCATGCTGATCCGATCGAGCGCGAGCGTGTCCGGATCCCGCGACGAGAACGCGAGCGGGATCTGGAAGAGGTGCCTGCCGTCCTCGCCGACGCGCTCGGTGAGCTCGTCCTCGAAGCGGGCGAAGCGCTCCATCTCCTCGCGGTCGCGCCCGTCGAGCTCGTCCTGCGGCGTGAGCCCGGGGTGCCACGCGCCGCGGTAGAAGAGGCGCTCCTGCGGCGCGTGGCAGAGCACGCGTGGATCGAAGCGCGGGCGGCCCGCCGCGTCCCAGCCCTGCACCACGCCCATCTCTTCGAGCAAGCGCAGCGCCGCGCGCGCCTCGGGGTTCGGCGCGGCGAGGTAGTGCGCGCCCCACGGGTGCGGCGCGGCGCCGTCGTCGCCCCACGTGCTCGTGCCGCCGACGAACGACTCGAGCTCGAGCACGCGCACGTCGAGCCCCGCGGGCGCGAGCCTCCACGCCGCGGAGAGGCCCGCGACGCCTGCGCCGATGACGACGACGTCCGCGCGCTCGGCCGGCCCGCTCGGCTCGGGCGCGCCGCCGTCCCGCACGAGGTGCCCGACGCCGTGCGAGGCGCCGATGATCCGACCCGCGATCGGCGCCTTGCTCGGCAGGATCGTGTCGACCATCCAGCCCGCCGCGACCGCCGTGAGGAAGGCTCGTCGGTCCATCAGCGGGTGAAGACGCCCCACTCGCGCGCGTAGATCGACACGAGCTTCTGATCGTTCAGCCGGTTCACGGGCGCCTCGACGCGACCGATGTCGCGCGGGAAGCGGAAGAGCTCGGGCAGCCCCGAGGACTCGAGCCAGCGCAGCTTCGTCTGTTCGATCCGCAGCGCGCCCGGCGCGGAGAGGTGCTCGCCGCCCGCGAGGACGAATCCCCAGTCGCCGAAGCTCGGCACGTACACGTGGAGCGGCGCCGTCTTCCAGCCTGCGGCCTCGAGCGTCTGCACGATGGTCCAGTACGACTCGCGCGCGTACTGCGGCGACGTCGCTTGCACGACGGCGACGCCGCGGAAGGAGAGGCGCTCGCGCAGCAGGTGATAGAACGCGTCGGTGTAGAGCTTGCCGACCGCGTAGTTCGAGGGATCGGGGAAGTCGACGATCGCGAGGTCGAAGGAGTCGCGCGACTCTTCCAGGAACTTGTAGGCGTCCTCGTTGCGGACGGTGACGCGTGGATCGTTCAGCGCGTTGCCGTTCAGCTCGAGCGCGACGGGCAGGGTGCGGAACGCGTCCGTGACGGCGGCGTCGAGGTCGACGAGCACGACGCGCTCGATCGACGGGTAGCGGATGAGCTCCCGCGCCGCGAGCCCGTCGCCGCCGCCGAGCACGAGCACGCTGCGCGGATCACGCCCGAGCGCGGCGACGGCGGGGTGGACGAGGACCTCGTGGTAGCGCTGCTCG comes from the Polyangium spumosum genome and includes:
- a CDS encoding NAD(P)/FAD-dependent oxidoreductase; amino-acid sequence: MDRRAFLTAVAAGWMVDTILPSKAPIAGRIIGASHGVGHLVRDGGAPEPSGPAERADVVVIGAGVAGLSAAWRLAPAGLDVRVLELESFVGGTSTWGDDGAAPHPWGAHYLAAPNPEARAALRLLEEMGVVQGWDAAGRPRFDPRVLCHAPQERLFYRGAWHPGLTPQDELDGRDREEMERFARFEDELTERVGEDGRHLFQIPLAFSSRDPDTLALDRISMRAWLDREGYTSPFLRWYVRYACLDDFGAEPEEVSAWAALHYFAGRKLKTPELDGSHFLVWPEGNGRLVKALSARANAAVSLGALVTGLRTIEGGRVEVRWLDVRDRAARRIHARAVVVAAPAFVTARLFPSSAARLPVRASSPWIVANMHVERPIDPDMAWDSVLYDAAGLGYVDARHQLTELSSRTVLTYYRAYGGPDVVGARKNLVTLPWEEIANDVLCDLAPAHPELREQISRLDVCVWGHAMPRPRPGFLGEKPFEPLVLLDERVAWAHADQPGMALFEESQASGVRAAEAIAPALGIELGSTWL